The genomic window AGTTCTTCGAGGGCTACACCAAGCGCTTCACCGACCTGCCGTTCCTGGTCTCACTGGTTCCGGTCGACGACGAGGCCGGGGTCGGGGGGGACACGGGGGGCGGAGCCTCCCGTGCGAGTTCCTACCGACCTGGGAAGTTCGTGGTCGCGGGCGATCTCGAGGGCCACCCCGAGGGCTCGTCGGAGAACGCCATGTGGAAGCCCGTGGTGCTGGACCGAGGCACCGACGACGTGGCCGTGCCGCAGGGCTCGATCGGGCACCGCTTCGGCCCCGAGGGCGAGGGGAAGTGGAACCTTGACCTCGGCGACATCGATCCGGTCCTGTCGCTGTATGCCGACACCGGCGACTCGGTGCCCTTGGAGCTGCCCCGTTTCGACAGCGGCGACAAGGTCGTCTACGAACAGCGCGGGGTGCCGGTCCGGCGCATCGGTGGACACCTGGTGACCACGGTCCTCGACCTGATGCTGGCGCACTACGGAGTGGGCCGTCCGGGGCTGCCCGGCACCTGGCCGGAGGACCTGGAGGACCCGTCGGTGCCAGCCACGCCGGGCTGGGCCGAGGCGATCACCTCGGTGCCCTCGCACCAGATCGCCCGTCTGGCCCGTGAGTTCGCCCAGAACGCCATCGACACCGGTGGTCGCGGCATGATCCTGATGGGCGCCGGCACCAACCACTGGTACCACTCCGACCAGATCTATCGCGCGATGCTCGTCCTGACCACCATCACCGGCTGCCAGGGCCGCAACGGCGGCGGCTGGGCGCACTATGTGGGGCAGGAGAAGGTCCGTCCGCTGATGGGCTTCCAGCACATGGCCTTTGCCCTGGACTGGGTGCGTCCACCGCGGCACATGAACCAGACGGCCTACTGGTATGTCAACACCAGCCAGTACCGCTACGACACCTTCACCACTGACGACGTCGGCGCCGGCACCGGCGCCTTCCAGGGGCGGTCGATGATGGACCTGCTCGCGCAGTCGGTCCGGTTGGGCTGGACGCCGTCCTACCCGCAGTTCAACCGGTCGAGCCTGGTGCTGGCCGACGAGGCTGCAGAGGCGGGGACCGACGTCAAGGCGTATGTCGTGGACCAGCTCAAGGAGGGCTCGCTGCGGTTTGCCGTCGAGGACCCGGAGGCGGAGGAGAACTGGCCCCGGGTGCTCACCCTGTGGCGGGCCAACCTGTTCGGCTCCTCGGCCAAGGGCAACGAGTATTTCCTCAAGCACCTGCTCGGGACGACCAACGCGGTCCGCGCCAGCCAGGCCGGGCCGGACCAGCGTCCCCGCGACATCGCGTGGCCGGACGAGGTGCCCGAGGGCAAGCTCGACCTGCTGATGACGATCGACTTCCGGATGACGAGCTCGACGCTGCTCTCTGACATCGTCCTGCCGGCCGCGACGTGGTACGAGAAGCACGACATCAACACCACCGACATGCACCCCTACATCAACTCGTTCAACCCGGCGATCTCCCCGCCGTGGCAGAGCAAGAACGACTGGGACGCCTGGAAGGAGGTGGCCAAGCGCTTCTCCGAGCTGGCCGCCGACCACCTGGGCACCCGCAAGGACGTGGTGGCCAAACCGCTGTGGCACGACACCCCCGAGGCGATGGCCACGGTGCACGGTGTGGTCCGGGACTGGAAGACCGGTGAGGTCGAGCCGATCCCGGGCAAGACCATGCCGGTCCTGGTGGAGGTCGAGCGCGACTACACGCAGATCTACGCCAAGATGACCGCGATCGGGCCCCTGCTCGAGAAGGTCGGGATGGTCACCAAGGGCGTGAAGTACGACCCGTCCGACTTTGTCGACCGGCTCCGCGTCGTCAACGGCACCGTCCGGGGAGGGGTGGCCGACGGCCAGCCGAAGCTGGAGACCGACGTGCACGTCGCGGAGGCGATCATGCACCTGTCGGGCACCACCAACGGTCACCTGGCGACCCAGGGCTTCAAGGACCTGGAGAAGCGCACCGGCGTGCAGCTGCACGACCTGTCGGCCGAGCACGAGGGCAAGATCATCACCTTCGCGGACACCCAGGCAGCTCCGGTGCCGGTCATCACCAGCCCGGAGTGGTCCGGCTCCGAGAGCGGCGGGCGGCGGTATGCGCCGTTCACCATCAACATCGAGCGGTCCAAGCCGTTCCACACCCTCACCGGGCGCCAACAGTTCTATGTGGACCACGACTGGATGCTCGACATGGGGGAGGGGCTGCCGACCTATCGACCACCGCTGAACATGACCCTCCTCTTCGGCGAGCCGGAGATCGGGGCCGAGGGTGAGCTCGGTGTCTCGGTGCGCTACCTGACCCCGCACAACAAGTGGTCGATCCACAGTGAGTACCAGGACAACCTGTTCATGCTCTCGCTGTCCCGAGGTGGCCAGACGATCTGGATGTCAGACCTGGACGCCGACAAGATCGGCGTCCTGGACAACGACTGGATCGAGGCGGTCAACCGCAACGGTGTGGTCGCCGCGCGAGCCATCGTCAGTCACCGGATGCCCGAGGGCACCGTCTTCATGCACCACGCGCAGGACCGGCTGATCGACGTGCCGCTGACCGAGACGGACAACAAGCGTGGCGGGATCCACAACAGCCTCACCCGGATCCTGATGAAGCCCAGCCACCTGATCGGTGGTTATGCCCAGCTCGCCTACTTCTTCAACTACATCGGCCCGACCGGCAACAACCGCGACGAGGTCACCACCATCCGCAAGCGCACCGCACCGGTGACGTACTAAAGACCACCCACCCGAGCCCCTCCGGGGGCGCTCGGGGGCAGCGCCCCCGGGTGACGGCATACAGGAGAGATCACATGCGAGTCATGGCACAGATGGCCATGGTCATGAACCTGGACAAGTGCATCGGGTGTCACACCTGCTCGGTCACGTGCAAGCAGGCCTGGACCAACCGCAGCGGCATGGAGTACGTCTGGTTCAACAACGTCGAGACGCGGCCTGGGCTGGGCTACCCGCGCGGCTACCAGGACCAGGAGGAGTGGAAGGGCGGCTGGGTGCGCACCCCGGCGGGGCGGCTCAAGCTGCGCTCCGGCGGGAGGCTCAACAGGCTGCTCAACATCTTCTCCAACCCCAAGCTGCCCTCGATCGAGGAGTACTACGAACCCTGGACCTATGACTACGAGACCCTGCTGAACGCCCCGGCCCAGGAGAACTTCCCGGTCGCCAAGCCCTACTCGCTGATCTCGGGCAAGCAGATGAACATCGAGTGGTCTGCCAACTGGGACGATGACCTCGGCGGCAGCAAGCAGCACGCGGCCAAGGACCTGATGCTCAAGGGCATCGAGGACAAGGTCAAGATGGAGTTTGACGAGACCTTCATGTTCTATCTGCCGCGGATCTGCGAGCACTGCCTCAACCCCAGCTGCGCGGCGGCCTGTCCCTCCGGAGCGATCTACAAGCGTGAGGAGGACGGCATCGTCCTGGTCGACCAGGACAAGTGCCGTGGCTGGCGGATGTGCGTCACCGGCTGCCCCTACAAGAAGGTCTACTTCAACCACAAGACCGGCAAGGCCGAGAAGTGCACCTTCTGCTATCCCCGCATCGAGGTGGGCATCCCGACCGTGTGCGCCGAGACCTGCGTGGGCCGGCTGCGCTACATCGGTCTGATGCTGTATGACGCCGACAAGGTGCTCGAGGCGGCGTCGGTCGAGGACGAGCACGACCTCTATGAGGCGCAGCGCGCGGTCTTCCTCGACCCGCACGACCCGGTCGTCCAGCGGGAGGCCGAGCGTGCCGGGATCCCCGGTGACTGGGTCGAGGCGGCCAAGAAGTCGCCGGTGTGGCGCCTGATCAGTGAATACAAGGTGGCTCTGCCGCTGCACCCGGAGTACCGCACCATGCCGATGGTGTGGTACATCCCGCCGCTGTCACCGGTGGTCGACGTGATCAAGGACACCGGTCATGACGCGGAGGACACCGACAACCTGTTCGCGGCGATCGATGCGCTGCGGATCCCGATCGAATACCTCGCCAACCTGTTCACGGCGGGCGACCCAAAGCCGGTCGACCTGGTCCTGCGCAAGCTTGCGGCGATGCGCTCCTACATGCGTGACATCAACCTGGGTCGTGACCCGCAGGCCCACATCCCCGAGTCGGTCGGCATGACCGAGGAGGAGATCTACGAGATGTATCGCCTGCTCGCGATCGCCAAGTATGACGAGCGCTACGTGATCCCGTCGGCGCATGGTGAGGAGGCGCACGCTCTGGAGGAGACTGCCACGGACTGCCCCGTCAGTGGTTACGACGACGAGCTGATGGAGCTGTCGGGTCCCTTCGGTGAGGGGTCCGGTCGTGGTGGCACCACTCCTGTCGCCGTCGAGAACTTCCAGATGCTCCAGCAGCGGCAGACCTCTGACGTCCTGCTGTCCGGTGGCTCCAAGAGGGGGCGGGTCAACCTGCTCAACTGGGACGGCAAGGGCGTGCCCGCGGGGATGTTCCCGGACAGCGAGAAGGACGCCTCGGTCAGGACCGTCGACGAGCCGGCCCAGCTGGACAGCCCGCACTCCCGCCCGGACAACACCGCCGGGTCGGACGGGAAGGTCACCTGATGCTTCCCTGGCGGCGACACCGGCGCACCACCTCACGTCTGGACCCCAGGGTGCAGGCCGACGGTTGGCAGCTGTGCTCGCTCCTGCTCGACTACCCGGACGAAGCACTGGTGGAGCGGCTCCCGGTCCTGTGCGAGGTCGCGGCCGCGTTGCCGCCGGAGCTGGCCGAGCCCTTGGCACGGTTCCTGACCCATGCGGGCGGGACGAGTCTCGACGTGCTCCAGCAGGACTACGTCGAGACCTTCGACGTCACCCGCAAGTGCGCGTTGCACCTGACCTACTTCCTGCACGGCGACACGCGCAACAGGGGAGTGGCGCTGGTCCAGTTCAAGCAGCTCTTCCGTGAGCACGGGGTCGAGCTCACGGACGGCGACGGCGAGCTGCCCGACCATCTCGCGGTCGTGCTCGAGTTCGGGGCCACCGTCGCCCCCGACGCGGCGTGGAAGATCCTCAACGACCACCGCGTAGGCATCGAGCTGCTGCGCAGGGCCCTGCTGAAGCGAGAGTCCCCCTGGGCCGACGTGGTCCAGGCGGTCCGGGCCACCCTGCCCGAGCTCAAGGGTGACGACAACCAGGCACTCGCCCGGTTGATCTCCCAGGGCCCACCGCAGGAGACGGTCGGCCTGGACGACGCGGCGCTCAACGCCCCCTATGCCATCGACCCGGCACTGGACCAGATGCACGCCCCGGCAGCGGGATGCGGTGACGGTTCTACCTCGACCAGCAGTAGTCAGTCTCTCGGCACATCTATCCCCGTAGGAGCCCCCCGATGAGCACCTTCCTCTGGGTGATCTTTCCCTATATCTGCCTGGCGGTCTTTGTCGTCGGGCACGTCTGGCGCTATCGCTACGACAAGTTCGGCTGGACCACCCGCAGCTCGCAGCTCTATGAGACCAAGCTGCTGCGGATCGGCAGCCCGCTGTTCCACTTCGGCATCCTCGGTGTGGCGGGCGGGCACTTCCTGGGGTTGATCGTCCCGCAGAGCCTGACCGACCGGATCGGCATCAGCCACGACATGTATCACTTCGTCGCGATGGCCTTCGGCATCCCGGCCGGCATCGCCGCGCTCGCCGGTCTGGTCATCCTGGTCTATCGCCGCCGCACCGTCGGTCCGGTCTTCTCCGCGACGACCGTCAACGACAAGGTGATGTATGCCGTGCTAGGACTGGTCATCGTGCTCGGCATGTGGAACACGATCGCCGGCGGTCTGCTGACCATCGGAGGCGAGTACAACTACCGTGACGGTGTCTCGCCGTGGTTCCGCCAGATCTTCTGGTTCCAGCCGGATGCCTCGCTGATGGAGGGCGCACCGCTCGGCTTCCAGCTGCACGCGTTCTTTGCGTTCCTGCTCTTTGCGATGTGGCCGTTCACCCGCCTGGTCCACGTCTTCAGCGCTCCGATCGGCTACTTCACTCGGCCCTACATCGTCTACCGCAGCCGCGACGATCGTCCGGGCGCGGGCGCTGGCACTCGAGCACCGAAGCGGGGTTGGGAGAAGGTTGGCTAACAGTCCGACCGTCGATCCAGTCGACAGCCTCACCCCTGACCAGCTGACCCGCTACTCGCGCCATCTGCTGCTGCCGGGGATCGGGTTGGAGGGCCAGAAGCGGCTGGTCAACGCCCGCGTCGCCGTGGTCGGTGCTGGCGGGCTCGGCTCGCCGGCGCTGCTCTACCTGGCCGCAGCCGGCGTCAGTCACCTCACGGTCATCGACGACGACCAGATCGACCTGACAAACCTGCAGCGCCAGGTGATCCACCGCACTGCCGACGTCGGGATGTCCAAGGTGGACAGTGCCGCTCGCGCGGTCCGCGACCTCAACCCGCTGGTCACCGTCGACGGTGTGCGCGACCATCTCGACGAGGACAACGTGCGCGGCATCCTTGCCGGGCACCACGTGATCCTGGACGGCAGCGACAACTTTGACACCCGTTATGTCGTCAACGACGCGGCGATGGCCCTGGGGATCCCCCTCGTGTGGGCAGCGGTCCTGCGCTTCGACGCGCAGATCAGCACCTTCCTGCCCCCTGGGCTGGGTGGCGCCGGCGCCGTGCAGCTGCGCGACCTGTTCCCGGTGCCGCCGCGCCCCGAGGACGTGCCCAGCTGCGCCGAGGCCGGCGTCCTGGGCGCGATGGTCGGTCAGGTCGGCTCGATCATGGCTGCCGAGGCGGTCAAGCTGATCACCGGCACCGGCGAGCCGCTGGTGGGGCGGATCCTCCTGCTCGACGCGCTCACCCAGCGCACACGCGAGATCCCGCTGCGCCCGGCGGCTGCCGACGCCGGCACCGCGACGCCGCACCGTGCCCGGATGCCCGAGGCCGGTGAGAGCCGGGACCTCGTGGCCATCCCGGAGATGACGGCGACCGAGGTGCATGACGGTCTGGACGCGTTGCAGGTCATCGACGTGCGGGAGCCGGGGGAGCACGCGCTCGGGACGGTGCCGGGTGCGCGCACCATCCCTGTCGGCGAGGTGCTGACCTGGGAGGACCGGGCCGCCGTCGGCGACGGGCCGGTGGTGCTCTACTGCAAGACCGGACCGCGGGCCGGCCGGGCGGCCCGCCACCTGGTCCATCTCGGCCACCCCGACGTGCGGGTGATGACCGGCGGGATCCTGCAGTGGATCGAGGACGTCGACCCGAGTCTGCCGAGATACTGATGCCGAGCGATGACCGGGCGCCGCAGCGACCGGCCCGACCCGAGCACGACATCATCGTGCTGGCGGGCGGTCGCGGCTCCCGGCTCGGCGGGATGGACAAGGCGGCGCTTGAGGTCGCCGGACGGCGACTGCTGGACCGGGTGCTGGACTCTGCGGCGGCGGCACGCCGGGTCGTGGTCGTCGGGCCGGTCGCTGTCGTCGAGCCGGTCCTGCAGACGGTGGAGGAGCCGCCTGGCGGCGGACCCGTCGCCGGCATCGCCGCCGGCATGATGACCCTTGGTGCGCTGCCCGGCACGGTCGCGTGGACCCTGGTCCTGGCGGTGGACCAGCCGCAGGCCGCCGCCGCGGTCCCCGACCTGCTCGAGGCGGCCGCCCACGCCGGGTCTCACGTCGAGATGGTGTGTCCCCAGGACACGACGGGGCACCCTCAGTGGCTGCTCGCCGCCTACCGCACCACCGCGCTGGTTTCCGCACTGGACCGCGTCGGCACGGGTCACGGGACGTCGGTCCGACGACTCGTCGCTGACCTCTCCTGGGCCCCCGCGAGCGCGGCCCACGTGGGCGACATCGACACGTGGGAGGACCATGCGGCCTGGCAGGCCCGGCTGGAGTGAGGCCCACCCCCTCAACCGCGCCGGAGCAGGGTCAGCACCTCCAGGTGCGGTGTCTGCGGGAACATGTCAAACAGTCGCGCCCGCACCGGCACGAGTGAGGGCATGCGCTCCAGGTCCCGGGCGAGCGAGTCCACGTTGCAGCTGGAATAGAGCACGTGCTGCATCTGTGAGGACTCCAGCCATTCGGTCAGGACGGGGCCGATGCCCCGTCTCGGCGGGTTGACCACGACCAGATCGGGTGGTGCCAGCCCTCGGAGCGGCCCTGCCTCACCGGCTCCCACACCGGAGGCGGCGTCCCCGACCTCAAACCTGGCCGCGCCCGGCAGCTCCGCCGCTGTGGTGCGGGCACTGGCCACGGCCTCGGACGAGATCTCGAGGCCCAGGACATCGCGCGGTGTGCCGTCAGGACGCAGCAGGGCGTGCAGCGCAAAACCACCGACGCCGCAATACAGGTCCCACAGCGTGACGGGGTCGACCTGGTGGATCCAGTCCTGCGCCTGGCGATAGAGGCCGGCAGCCACCGTTGTGTTGGTCTGGAAGAAGGACCCGGTCCGCAGACGCAGCCGCACCTCGTTGACCTGCATCGGCAGGTCCTCGGCCACGGTCAGGACAATCTCTTCCGGACCCTCCAGGACTGCGGCATGGTCCGGCTGGAGATTGACCGAGACGACGCGCAGCCCGGGGATGGTCTCCAGCAACCAGGGGAGGGCACGCGCGATGCGCACCTGCTGACCCGGTGACCGGAGGACAAACCGGATCATCAGCTCCCCGTCGGGGGAGTGGGTCAGCAGGACGTGCTTGAGCTCGCCGCTGCGACGCACGACGTCATAGGGCACCAGCCCCAGGGTGGCGATGACCTCCGGCACCTGCTCCACGACCTCGGCCAGACCTGGCTCATAGAGACCGCAGTGCCGCAGGTCGACACCCTGCCGGTGGGCGTCGAGGATGCCGGCTGTCGGCTCGTCCCGCGTGCCGCCGACGACCAGCTTTGCCTTGTTGCGGAAGCCCTCCGGCACGCTGCCGAACGGCGCCTCCCAGCTCAGACCTGGACAGGCTGCCGCCAGCGCACGGGCCGCGCGCGACTGCTTGTCAGCGAGCTGACCGGCATAGTCGGTCCCCATCAGCGAGCAGGAACGACACCTGCCAGCATCGAAGTAGTCGCACTGCATGACCTGGGCGACAGACAGCTGACCGAGGGGGTGGGCGTCTGACACCAGGCCAGGGTAGTCGGCTGCGGTGGCCGGCACGCAGACGACGGGTGCGACGTAGGGTTGGGGCCGTGACTGACCTGACAGCCCCGACGCTCAACACCACCACCGTCGGCGAGGCCGGGGCCGACGAGCGGGTGGTTTTCCTGCACGGCCTCTTCGGCCAGGGCAAGAACTTCACCACCATCGCCAAGGCGCTCCAGCCGGGGTTCACCTCGTTGCTCGTGGACCTGCCCAACCACGGCAGGTCGGCGTGGACCCAGGAGTTCTCCTATGCCGACATGGCGGACACCGTGGCTGACCACCTGCGCGAGGATTTCGCGGCGGACGGCCGGGTGCACGTCGTCGGTCACTCGATGGGTGGCAAGGTCGCGATGGCCCTGGCCCTGCGCCACCCCGACCTGGTGGACCGCCTGGTCGTGGTCGACATCGCGCCCGTGTCATCAGCCGACATGAGCGAGTTCGAGCACCTCCTTGGTGCGCTGGCCACCCTGGACCTCGACGACCTGCCGAGTCGCAGCGCCGCCGATGACCGGCTGGCCGACCGCATCCCGCACACCGGCACCCGGGGCTTCCTGCTGCAGAACCTGCGTGCCGACGGGGACGGCTGGCGCTGGCAGGCCAACCTGGACCTGCTGCTCGCCGAGCTGCCGACGATCGGCGGTTTCATCCCCGACGGTGCGCCGTTCGACCGGCCCGTGCTCTGGGTCGCCGGTGAGCGCTCGCCCTATGTCCAACCAGAGCACCGTCCCGCGATGGAGGAGCTCTTCCCCCGGACCGTGCTGGTCACCATCAAGGGTGCCGGGCACTGGGTGCACTCGGAGCGGCCGGAGGCGTTCACCTCCGCCGTGCGCACCTTCCTGACGGCCGAGTGACGAGGGGCCTGAGACCCCGTCGGGACGGGTGACCTCAGGGTCGGGCGGCTCTGGCGCGGCGCAGGGCCCTGGCCTCCACCTCATAGCGCGAGGCGCGACCCGCCCCGGTGGCGAAGAAGCGCCGGTGCAGGCCTCCCTCGACCTCCACCATGTCGTCGACGGTCAGGCGTTTGGCTGCCGCGCGGGTGCGAGCGCTC from Ornithinimicrobium cryptoxanthini includes these protein-coding regions:
- a CDS encoding nitrate reductase subunit alpha, whose protein sequence is MTDTAARPQNEQLGFDGPLSAALVGTRRFFTRGKVSDDQRTLSLEGGRAGDSFYRDRWSHDKVVRSTHGVNCTGSCSWKVYVKDGIITWEAQQTDYPTTGGDRPEYEPRGCPRGAAFSWYTYSPTRVRYPYVRGTLLELYRRAKQEFGDPVVAWASIVQDEQKSKVYKSGRGKGGLVRSTWEETVEMIAAAHVYTIKRWGPDRIAGFSPIPAMSQVSYVSGARFNELIGAPMLSFYDWYADLPNASPQMWGDQTDVPESGDWWDAAYLIMWGSNVPMTRTPDAHWMVEARYRGQKVIAVAPDYAENVKFADEWVAPAPGTDGALAMGMGHVILKEFFVDQQVEFFEGYTKRFTDLPFLVSLVPVDDEAGVGGDTGGGASRASSYRPGKFVVAGDLEGHPEGSSENAMWKPVVLDRGTDDVAVPQGSIGHRFGPEGEGKWNLDLGDIDPVLSLYADTGDSVPLELPRFDSGDKVVYEQRGVPVRRIGGHLVTTVLDLMLAHYGVGRPGLPGTWPEDLEDPSVPATPGWAEAITSVPSHQIARLAREFAQNAIDTGGRGMILMGAGTNHWYHSDQIYRAMLVLTTITGCQGRNGGGWAHYVGQEKVRPLMGFQHMAFALDWVRPPRHMNQTAYWYVNTSQYRYDTFTTDDVGAGTGAFQGRSMMDLLAQSVRLGWTPSYPQFNRSSLVLADEAAEAGTDVKAYVVDQLKEGSLRFAVEDPEAEENWPRVLTLWRANLFGSSAKGNEYFLKHLLGTTNAVRASQAGPDQRPRDIAWPDEVPEGKLDLLMTIDFRMTSSTLLSDIVLPAATWYEKHDINTTDMHPYINSFNPAISPPWQSKNDWDAWKEVAKRFSELAADHLGTRKDVVAKPLWHDTPEAMATVHGVVRDWKTGEVEPIPGKTMPVLVEVERDYTQIYAKMTAIGPLLEKVGMVTKGVKYDPSDFVDRLRVVNGTVRGGVADGQPKLETDVHVAEAIMHLSGTTNGHLATQGFKDLEKRTGVQLHDLSAEHEGKIITFADTQAAPVPVITSPEWSGSESGGRRYAPFTINIERSKPFHTLTGRQQFYVDHDWMLDMGEGLPTYRPPLNMTLLFGEPEIGAEGELGVSVRYLTPHNKWSIHSEYQDNLFMLSLSRGGQTIWMSDLDADKIGVLDNDWIEAVNRNGVVAARAIVSHRMPEGTVFMHHAQDRLIDVPLTETDNKRGGIHNSLTRILMKPSHLIGGYAQLAYFFNYIGPTGNNRDEVTTIRKRTAPVTY
- the narH gene encoding nitrate reductase subunit beta yields the protein MRVMAQMAMVMNLDKCIGCHTCSVTCKQAWTNRSGMEYVWFNNVETRPGLGYPRGYQDQEEWKGGWVRTPAGRLKLRSGGRLNRLLNIFSNPKLPSIEEYYEPWTYDYETLLNAPAQENFPVAKPYSLISGKQMNIEWSANWDDDLGGSKQHAAKDLMLKGIEDKVKMEFDETFMFYLPRICEHCLNPSCAAACPSGAIYKREEDGIVLVDQDKCRGWRMCVTGCPYKKVYFNHKTGKAEKCTFCYPRIEVGIPTVCAETCVGRLRYIGLMLYDADKVLEAASVEDEHDLYEAQRAVFLDPHDPVVQREAERAGIPGDWVEAAKKSPVWRLISEYKVALPLHPEYRTMPMVWYIPPLSPVVDVIKDTGHDAEDTDNLFAAIDALRIPIEYLANLFTAGDPKPVDLVLRKLAAMRSYMRDINLGRDPQAHIPESVGMTEEEIYEMYRLLAIAKYDERYVIPSAHGEEAHALEETATDCPVSGYDDELMELSGPFGEGSGRGGTTPVAVENFQMLQQRQTSDVLLSGGSKRGRVNLLNWDGKGVPAGMFPDSEKDASVRTVDEPAQLDSPHSRPDNTAGSDGKVT
- the narJ gene encoding nitrate reductase molybdenum cofactor assembly chaperone, producing MLPWRRHRRTTSRLDPRVQADGWQLCSLLLDYPDEALVERLPVLCEVAAALPPELAEPLARFLTHAGGTSLDVLQQDYVETFDVTRKCALHLTYFLHGDTRNRGVALVQFKQLFREHGVELTDGDGELPDHLAVVLEFGATVAPDAAWKILNDHRVGIELLRRALLKRESPWADVVQAVRATLPELKGDDNQALARLISQGPPQETVGLDDAALNAPYAIDPALDQMHAPAAGCGDGSTSTSSSQSLGTSIPVGAPR
- the narI gene encoding respiratory nitrate reductase subunit gamma — protein: MSTFLWVIFPYICLAVFVVGHVWRYRYDKFGWTTRSSQLYETKLLRIGSPLFHFGILGVAGGHFLGLIVPQSLTDRIGISHDMYHFVAMAFGIPAGIAALAGLVILVYRRRTVGPVFSATTVNDKVMYAVLGLVIVLGMWNTIAGGLLTIGGEYNYRDGVSPWFRQIFWFQPDASLMEGAPLGFQLHAFFAFLLFAMWPFTRLVHVFSAPIGYFTRPYIVYRSRDDRPGAGAGTRAPKRGWEKVG
- the moeB gene encoding molybdopterin-synthase adenylyltransferase MoeB — encoded protein: MANSPTVDPVDSLTPDQLTRYSRHLLLPGIGLEGQKRLVNARVAVVGAGGLGSPALLYLAAAGVSHLTVIDDDQIDLTNLQRQVIHRTADVGMSKVDSAARAVRDLNPLVTVDGVRDHLDEDNVRGILAGHHVILDGSDNFDTRYVVNDAAMALGIPLVWAAVLRFDAQISTFLPPGLGGAGAVQLRDLFPVPPRPEDVPSCAEAGVLGAMVGQVGSIMAAEAVKLITGTGEPLVGRILLLDALTQRTREIPLRPAAADAGTATPHRARMPEAGESRDLVAIPEMTATEVHDGLDALQVIDVREPGEHALGTVPGARTIPVGEVLTWEDRAAVGDGPVVLYCKTGPRAGRAARHLVHLGHPDVRVMTGGILQWIEDVDPSLPRY
- the mobA gene encoding molybdenum cofactor guanylyltransferase, with the translated sequence MPSDDRAPQRPARPEHDIIVLAGGRGSRLGGMDKAALEVAGRRLLDRVLDSAAAARRVVVVGPVAVVEPVLQTVEEPPGGGPVAGIAAGMMTLGALPGTVAWTLVLAVDQPQAAAAVPDLLEAAAHAGSHVEMVCPQDTTGHPQWLLAAYRTTALVSALDRVGTGHGTSVRRLVADLSWAPASAAHVGDIDTWEDHAAWQARLE
- a CDS encoding methyltransferase domain-containing protein, which encodes MSDAHPLGQLSVAQVMQCDYFDAGRCRSCSLMGTDYAGQLADKQSRAARALAAACPGLSWEAPFGSVPEGFRNKAKLVVGGTRDEPTAGILDAHRQGVDLRHCGLYEPGLAEVVEQVPEVIATLGLVPYDVVRRSGELKHVLLTHSPDGELMIRFVLRSPGQQVRIARALPWLLETIPGLRVVSVNLQPDHAAVLEGPEEIVLTVAEDLPMQVNEVRLRLRTGSFFQTNTTVAAGLYRQAQDWIHQVDPVTLWDLYCGVGGFALHALLRPDGTPRDVLGLEISSEAVASARTTAAELPGAARFEVGDAASGVGAGEAGPLRGLAPPDLVVVNPPRRGIGPVLTEWLESSQMQHVLYSSCNVDSLARDLERMPSLVPVRARLFDMFPQTPHLEVLTLLRRG
- a CDS encoding alpha/beta fold hydrolase; translated protein: MTDLTAPTLNTTTVGEAGADERVVFLHGLFGQGKNFTTIAKALQPGFTSLLVDLPNHGRSAWTQEFSYADMADTVADHLREDFAADGRVHVVGHSMGGKVAMALALRHPDLVDRLVVVDIAPVSSADMSEFEHLLGALATLDLDDLPSRSAADDRLADRIPHTGTRGFLLQNLRADGDGWRWQANLDLLLAELPTIGGFIPDGAPFDRPVLWVAGERSPYVQPEHRPAMEELFPRTVLVTIKGAGHWVHSERPEAFTSAVRTFLTAE